The Candidatus Methylomirabilota bacterium genome segment CCAAAGATGCTCGCGAGTTCGTGCGTCACCACGACCACGGTTGCGCCGAGACTGTCTCGCAGCTCAAGGATCAGGTCATCCAGCAGCTTTGAGCTGATCGGATCGAGTCCCGCCGACGGCTCGTCAAAGAAGAGGATATCAGGGTCCATCGCCAAAGCCCGGGCCACGCCAACCCGCTTCTGCATACCCCCGCTGATCTCGGACGGATAATAATCTTCGAAGCCAGCCAGGCCCACCAGCGCCAGTTTCAGCGACGCGATTTCGCGAATCTCGCCAGCCCTGAGACTCGTATACTCCCCCAGCGCCAGGCCCACGTTTTCGGCTAACGTCATGGAGCTCCAGAGCGCACCACTTTGATAGCACACCCCGAAGCGTCGATTCATACGTTCGCGTTCCGACGGCTCTGCCTTCCAGAAATTCTTGCCGTCGTACAGCACGTCCCCGCGCGCCGGTGCCTTGAGTCCGATCAGGGCCCGCATGACCGTGCTCTTGCCACAACCACTCCCGCCCATAATAATGAAAATTTCGCCAGCTTTGACCGAGAAGTTCAGGTCGCGCTGGATCACGAAATCCCCGTAGGCCATCGTGACATTTTGAACCGTGATGCGCGCCTCGGACTGTGTCATTTCCTTGACACTCCTCTGTTGCTAGATACCGATCACATCGGTAACAACTGCAAGGATCCCGTCAAGTGTAATGATGAGGACAATGGCCATCACCACCGCCGAGGTGGTTGCTTCTCCGACCGCCTGGGCACTTCGCCCGCACTGAATGCCCCGCAGGCACCCGGAAACGGCCACGATGACGCCAAACACCGCGCTCTTGAAGAGCCCCACGGCAAGATCGTGCAGGTGGACCGCCTTCATCGTCTGGATGAGGTACTCCGTTGCGGAGATACCGAATCCCTGCGCCACGACGAGGCCGCCTAGGATGCTTACAAGGTCCGCATACAAGGTGAGCAGCGGCATCATCAACACGAGTGCCAGCATGCGCGGCAAGACCAGGAATTCCATGGGTGAGAGCCCCAGGACCTTGAGCGCATCGATCTCCTCGTTCACCTGCATCGTGCCGAGCTGCGCGGCAAACGCCGCCCCGGTGCGTCCGGCCATGATAATGCCAGTCATGATGGGCGCCATCTCGCGTATCATGCCCAGTCCCACAAGGTTGGCCACATAGATCTCTGCCGCGAATTGCCGCAGTTGGATCCCCCCCATAAACGCAAGGATCAGGCCCACCAGGAAACTGATGAGCGTAACAATGCCTAACGCGTTGGCACCACTCTCTTGTATGATCAGGAAGAGGTCCGATCGGCGGAAGCGTGCCTTCCCACGCAAGAACGTGAGGAACGCCAGCAAGGCCTCGCCCAGGAAGGCGAGCATTCCCTTTGCTTCTTCGACCGCAGCAATCGTCCCCTTGCCGACGCGGACCAGACGCGGGATACGAACCGCCTTCTTCGCCGCGCCCTCGCGCTCTGGAACCGCGGTGGCGAGTGCCAGGAGTCGTCTCACCCCCTCCGGCAGACCCGCCCGGTCCGTCTCGATCTGGTTCTGTGTGTTCTGAGTAAGGATCTTCAGCACGAAGGTGACGAACACAGAATCCCAGGCCGTGATACCCTGGGTATCAAAGGCGACGCGCTTGACCCGAGGGCCGGATGCAACCTGCTGCTCTACCTCGGTGTGCGAGGGCAGCTTATCCTGCATCTTCCAGCTCCCGGAGAGCCGGACAAGCAGCGTGTCGTCCGTCGGACGACTGAAGCTGATCTCGCTTTGCGAGGGGGTCGTTTTCGTCACGCTTTTCATATATTTAGCATTCAGCAATCAGCGTTCAGCGTTCAGCTAAGTCCTTCATTCGAAAGGGGAAGGGAGCCTACCTGATGTAGAGTCGTTTGTCAACCGTTGGTGCACAGCATGGTACGGCCAATATATTGCTTACCTATGAGCCGCCCAGTGCACTCTACATAGCAAGCCCTGGATCTGTAAATCAGGGCTGGACCCGTTTTTTCTATCGGGAAAACTGCTATGGTTTGCATCGGGGGAATCCCCTATGCCATCGAAGCGATACCGAGACCGATACCTCAACAACCTGGTCTGGGGGGGAATGAGGCGGTGGTGGACCGTTTGGACAATGTATGAGGGACGCGGCAAAGCGTACCCTGTCGTGACCCAAAGACGCAACCCATCCGCAACCGCTCTTGGTTCCCCGCCTACTTCGCAATCGTGATCGGGATGCCGACATCCTCGACATCACCCACAGCGATCTGGAACAAACGATTAAGAGACCGAAAAACGGATTTGTCCCACGGGGTGTCAGCAACGCTGTAATATTTTCCCGCGTACTTGATCGATGCGACATTGGCCGTAGGCTTGGCATCGGTGACATTGATTTGCAGCGTTACCGCTGGGCCTTCCTCAACCGGGCCTGTTCTTGGATCTTTCTTCACGTCGAACTCTCGAGTCTGTCCTATTCCAGCGGCAACAAAACGGATTATCGAGATCATGCTTCGCAGCTTGATCGCGCCTTGGATAGGGAAATCGCCTCCCGGATAGCCGGGACGTATATCCAGGTAGATGAAGTGCGTCGCGTTTCTCTTGATCTTATCGTTGAGCGCCCACCGTTCCTCGTCGCTGAGCGTTTGTGGGTCGTAATTCGTGACGACGACGCGGCCACTACTTAACCGGGTGAGCTTGTAGTTGCCGTCCGGCTTCTGACGCCACCTCATACCCATGGTGAAGC includes the following:
- a CDS encoding ATP-binding cassette domain-containing protein, producing the protein MTQSEARITVQNVTMAYGDFVIQRDLNFSVKAGEIFIIMGGSGCGKSTVMRALIGLKAPARGDVLYDGKNFWKAEPSERERMNRRFGVCYQSGALWSSMTLAENVGLALGEYTSLRAGEIREIASLKLALVGLAGFEDYYPSEISGGMQKRVGVARALAMDPDILFFDEPSAGLDPISSKLLDDLILELRDSLGATVVVVTHELASIFGIADSSVFLDPETKTMLAVGNPKTLRDQSANPKIRTFLTRGEIASATK
- a CDS encoding ABC transporter permease, which codes for MKSVTKTTPSQSEISFSRPTDDTLLVRLSGSWKMQDKLPSHTEVEQQVASGPRVKRVAFDTQGITAWDSVFVTFVLKILTQNTQNQIETDRAGLPEGVRRLLALATAVPEREGAAKKAVRIPRLVRVGKGTIAAVEEAKGMLAFLGEALLAFLTFLRGKARFRRSDLFLIIQESGANALGIVTLISFLVGLILAFMGGIQLRQFAAEIYVANLVGLGMIREMAPIMTGIIMAGRTGAAFAAQLGTMQVNEEIDALKVLGLSPMEFLVLPRMLALVLMMPLLTLYADLVSILGGLVVAQGFGISATEYLIQTMKAVHLHDLAVGLFKSAVFGVIVAVSGCLRGIQCGRSAQAVGEATTSAVVMAIVLIITLDGILAVVTDVIGI